One Peromyscus leucopus breed LL Stock chromosome 2, UCI_PerLeu_2.1, whole genome shotgun sequence DNA window includes the following coding sequences:
- the Ccdc107 gene encoding coiled-coil domain-containing protein 107 isoform X1, with product MAGAGPVSSVLGLLLVSALFGALGERRSPDPGAHPERRSQVGPGATEPRRRPPPKDQRERARAGALPLGALYTAAVVAFVLYKCLQGPDEAAILQEEKNKKKSLQSEQQLVQLTQQLAQTEQHLNNLMTQLDPLFERVTTLVGTQRELLNMKLKTVHQLLQDCKPGTGVPVPGTRSGSGGWETEALTLEQAGLSLTEASVPFPEDEGQEDQQEAEDSQAWEGPVNWSPDSWNLAPSWEVQQGLRRRWPKTVTEDPAVKGGQPLEG from the exons atggcgggCGCGGGCCCGGTGTCGAGCGTGCTGGGGCTGCTGCTCGTGTCGGCTCTGTTTGGGGCCCTTGGAGAGCGCCGCAGCCCCGATCCGGGGGCACACCCAG AACGCCGCTCCCAGGTCGGTCCCGGGGCCACCGAACCCAGGCGGCGGCCGCCACCCAAGGACCAGCGCGAACGGGCCCGGGCCGGAGCGCTGCCTTTGGGGGCGCTGTACACTGCGGCCGTCGTGGCTTTTGTGCTGTACAAGTGTTTGCAG GGCCCGGATGAGGCTGCCAttctccaagaggaaaaaaacaagaagaaatccTTGCAGTCAG AACAACAGCTGGTGCAGTTGACGCAGCAGCTGGCCCAGACGGAACAGCACCTGAACAATCTCATGACCCAGCTGGACCCCCTTTTTGAGCG GGTGACTACTCTGGTTGGAACCCAGCGGGAACTCCTAAACATGAAGCTCAAGACCGTGCACCAGCTCCTACAAGACTGCAAGCCTGGCACGGGTGTGCCAGTTCCAGGTACACGATCGGGAAGCGGTGGCTGGGAGACGGAGGCCCTGACGCTGGAGCAAGCCGGTCTTTCCCTCACAGAGGCCAGCGTACCCTTTCCTGAGGACGAGGGGCAAGAGGACCAACAAGAAGCAGAAGACAGTCAGGCCTGGGAGGGGCCCGTAAACTGGAGCCCAGATTCATGGAACCTAGCTCCTTCCTGGGAGGTGCAGCAGGGGCTGAGGCGAAGATGGCCCAAGACTGTGACAGAGGACCCAGCAGTGAAGGGGGGACAGCCACTGGAGGGTTAG
- the Ccdc107 gene encoding coiled-coil domain-containing protein 107 isoform X2 — translation MAGAGPVSSVLGLLLVSALFGALGERRSPDPGAHPERRSQVGPGATEPRRRPPPKDQRERARAGALPLGALYTAAVVAFVLYKCLQGPDEAAILQEEKNKKKSLQSEQQLVQLTQQLAQTEQHLNNLMTQLDPLFERVTTLVGTQRELLNMKLKTVHQLLQDCKPGTGVPVPEASVPFPEDEGQEDQQEAEDSQAWEGPVNWSPDSWNLAPSWEVQQGLRRRWPKTVTEDPAVKGGQPLEG, via the exons atggcgggCGCGGGCCCGGTGTCGAGCGTGCTGGGGCTGCTGCTCGTGTCGGCTCTGTTTGGGGCCCTTGGAGAGCGCCGCAGCCCCGATCCGGGGGCACACCCAG AACGCCGCTCCCAGGTCGGTCCCGGGGCCACCGAACCCAGGCGGCGGCCGCCACCCAAGGACCAGCGCGAACGGGCCCGGGCCGGAGCGCTGCCTTTGGGGGCGCTGTACACTGCGGCCGTCGTGGCTTTTGTGCTGTACAAGTGTTTGCAG GGCCCGGATGAGGCTGCCAttctccaagaggaaaaaaacaagaagaaatccTTGCAGTCAG AACAACAGCTGGTGCAGTTGACGCAGCAGCTGGCCCAGACGGAACAGCACCTGAACAATCTCATGACCCAGCTGGACCCCCTTTTTGAGCG GGTGACTACTCTGGTTGGAACCCAGCGGGAACTCCTAAACATGAAGCTCAAGACCGTGCACCAGCTCCTACAAGACTGCAAGCCTGGCACGGGTGTGCCAGTTCCAG AGGCCAGCGTACCCTTTCCTGAGGACGAGGGGCAAGAGGACCAACAAGAAGCAGAAGACAGTCAGGCCTGGGAGGGGCCCGTAAACTGGAGCCCAGATTCATGGAACCTAGCTCCTTCCTGGGAGGTGCAGCAGGGGCTGAGGCGAAGATGGCCCAAGACTGTGACAGAGGACCCAGCAGTGAAGGGGGGACAGCCACTGGAGGGTTAG